One stretch of Candidatus Binataceae bacterium DNA includes these proteins:
- the dnaA gene encoding chromosomal replication initiator protein DnaA — MEVLWEKASDQLREELGQVGFETWIGPLNFLGMQGRTATIEAPNRFFRDWVHERYLPIVRSALSTAAGENVDVKLTLGENGNSTSTSRTTTNGKSMTPHNGIAVGETARGDRHPQLNPRQTFAEFVVGSANQFAHAAAQAVATQPGEKYNPLFIYGGVGLGKTHLVTAIGHSIYASGGKPRKVIFMPAEIFMNELIGSLRRDRMGEFRDKFRRVDTLILDDVQFLAGRERTQEEFFHTFNALHADRHQIILTSDKIPRDIPELEGRLRNRFESGLIADIAPPDLETRVAIVQKKAMLENLRLVPDVALYIAQSVQSNVRELEGCLTRLAALASLNKSAITLDFARQALQDLIRNHDTKPDIEAIQKCVADFFHIKLLELKSKKRTQHIAFCRQVAMYLCRKLTDCSFPVIGEHFGRDHSTVIHAHNLIARRVGADSAFRISIEKIERELKNIHAHAA, encoded by the coding sequence ATGGAAGTTTTGTGGGAGAAGGCTTCTGACCAACTCCGCGAGGAGCTCGGTCAGGTCGGGTTCGAAACCTGGATCGGTCCGCTCAATTTCCTCGGCATGCAGGGGCGGACGGCGACTATCGAAGCACCAAATCGATTTTTCCGCGATTGGGTTCATGAGCGTTATCTGCCGATCGTGCGTTCTGCGCTATCGACGGCGGCAGGCGAAAACGTCGATGTCAAACTGACGCTCGGCGAGAACGGCAATTCTACTTCGACCTCACGCACTACTACTAACGGAAAATCGATGACTCCGCATAACGGCATAGCGGTCGGCGAGACCGCCAGAGGCGATCGTCATCCCCAGTTGAATCCCCGCCAAACCTTCGCCGAATTCGTCGTCGGATCGGCGAACCAGTTCGCGCACGCCGCCGCACAAGCCGTGGCGACTCAGCCCGGTGAGAAATACAACCCGCTTTTCATCTACGGCGGTGTCGGACTCGGCAAGACCCATCTCGTCACTGCGATCGGCCACAGTATCTACGCCAGCGGTGGCAAGCCGCGCAAAGTCATCTTCATGCCGGCCGAGATTTTCATGAACGAGCTGATCGGCTCGCTGCGCCGAGACAGGATGGGCGAGTTCCGCGACAAGTTCCGCCGCGTCGATACGCTCATCCTCGACGACGTGCAGTTCCTGGCCGGCCGCGAACGCACGCAGGAGGAGTTCTTTCACACCTTCAATGCGCTCCATGCCGATCGTCACCAGATCATTCTCACCTCGGATAAAATTCCGCGCGATATCCCGGAGCTTGAAGGACGTCTTCGCAATCGTTTCGAGTCGGGCCTCATCGCGGATATCGCGCCGCCCGACCTCGAGACGCGCGTTGCGATCGTGCAGAAGAAGGCGATGCTCGAGAACCTGAGACTGGTGCCCGATGTTGCGCTCTACATTGCGCAGAGCGTGCAATCCAACGTGCGCGAGCTCGAAGGATGCCTGACGCGGCTAGCGGCGCTCGCCTCGCTCAACAAGTCAGCTATCACGCTCGACTTTGCGCGGCAGGCGCTCCAGGATCTGATTCGCAATCACGACACCAAGCCCGATATCGAGGCGATCCAGAAATGCGTCGCGGATTTCTTCCATATCAAACTCCTCGAGCTGAAATCGAAAAAGCGGACTCAGCACATCGCGTTCTGCCGCCAGGTCGCGATGTACCTGTGCCGCAAGCTGACGGATTGCTCGTTCCCCGTGATCGGCGAGCATTTCGGCCGCGATCACTCGACCGTGATTCACGCCCATAATCTGATCGCGCGTCGGGTAGGTGCCGACTCAGCTTTTCGGATCTCGATCGAAAAGATCGAGCGCGAGCTGAAAAACATCCACGCCCACGCCGCATGA